Proteins from a genomic interval of Sulfurimonas sp. HSL3-2:
- a CDS encoding PD-(D/E)XK nuclease family protein, which yields MQEQTLIFPTSRAIRHELLSFEKSTTFLQKYITISEFIERSCIVEGFKKIDNDTRVLLLLEASDFKEFENLQIERNFFTFTQNSSYIFSLFTELSGEKVELDDLELADTYGDYEEHITILKALYTRYEKLCLEKKIFDPIFLPKWYEFNIEYIKSLGEIKLIVEGYLTAFEIEILQRCSEVAELTLEMTTTKFNQKVRERFESLGFSLKSGYRYLLDFNKREIVSQEKMTDNTNIECFGFSEQILQAAFVKQKVYEYIQSGLACEDIVVILPNESFASALKLYDSETNFNFAMGEGFSRTEAYMHLNAVCEYIENPTVQNGARLQRYGSSFYELLSPLYYADMKEVDLKELIEKYMDCLHVSSHKKVIEEELYSFTKLKHLYDELNLKSTLHLFMQRLVQRSIDDVRGGKITVMGVLESRYVDYEGVIIVDFNDSNVPKRSEKDLFLNSDIRAHANLPTQNDRENLQKHYYSLLINRAKHVSISYVASTSAMPSRFLTQLGIQPKEAENEAAFAAILHKSVPQEKKELDEEIVREYDFSKVRLSATSLKTFLECRRRYYYRHIMHLAKHELPQDFPTENQIGLDLHEALKNVYMKRSVYTDKRELQSAIFKELERISGSSSLEHYQLKLWNKKLSSFVENEMQRFEQGYEVNDCEKSLTCSFAGMELTGQIDRMDIKDERLFVLDYKSGKYPAYTTRTLEKATDFQLEFYYLLASTVKKVGGCGYYDLNSGKIVDETLLEEKLELLQRHLKEMLEQKSFSFDKTEDENKCKYCEFVYLCGRG from the coding sequence ATGCAAGAGCAGACTCTCATCTTTCCTACATCTCGTGCTATCAGGCACGAGTTGCTTTCATTTGAAAAATCCACCACGTTTTTACAAAAATATATAACTATCTCCGAGTTTATTGAGCGCAGCTGTATCGTCGAGGGATTTAAAAAGATCGATAACGATACAAGAGTGCTTCTGCTTTTGGAAGCATCTGATTTTAAAGAGTTTGAAAATCTGCAGATAGAGAGAAACTTTTTTACATTTACACAAAACAGCAGTTATATCTTCTCTCTTTTCACGGAACTCAGCGGTGAAAAAGTAGAGCTGGACGATCTGGAACTGGCAGATACCTACGGAGACTATGAAGAGCATATAACCATTCTCAAAGCACTATATACGCGTTATGAGAAACTCTGTTTGGAGAAAAAGATCTTCGATCCTATCTTCTTGCCTAAGTGGTATGAGTTCAATATAGAATATATAAAAAGCCTGGGAGAGATCAAACTGATCGTAGAAGGGTATCTTACCGCTTTTGAGATAGAGATACTGCAAAGATGCAGCGAGGTCGCTGAACTGACTTTAGAGATGACGACTACAAAGTTCAATCAAAAAGTGAGAGAGCGGTTCGAGTCTCTCGGATTTTCTTTAAAAAGCGGATACAGATATCTTTTGGACTTCAACAAACGTGAGATCGTCTCGCAGGAGAAGATGACCGATAACACCAATATAGAGTGTTTCGGTTTCAGCGAACAGATCCTGCAGGCTGCATTTGTAAAGCAGAAGGTGTATGAGTACATACAAAGCGGTCTGGCGTGCGAAGATATCGTCGTTATCCTGCCCAACGAATCGTTCGCATCAGCTTTGAAGCTTTATGACAGCGAGACAAACTTTAACTTTGCTATGGGAGAGGGCTTTAGCCGTACTGAGGCCTATATGCATCTAAATGCAGTATGCGAGTATATAGAAAATCCGACCGTGCAAAACGGTGCAAGGCTTCAAAGATACGGCTCATCGTTCTACGAGCTCTTATCACCACTCTACTACGCGGATATGAAAGAGGTCGATCTCAAAGAGCTGATCGAGAAGTATATGGACTGCTTACATGTAAGCTCGCATAAAAAGGTGATAGAAGAGGAACTGTACAGTTTTACAAAACTAAAACATCTCTATGATGAACTTAACCTCAAATCGACTCTTCATCTTTTTATGCAGAGGCTTGTTCAAAGAAGCATAGATGATGTCCGCGGCGGGAAGATAACGGTGATGGGTGTTTTAGAGAGCCGTTATGTGGACTACGAAGGTGTCATCATAGTCGATTTTAATGACTCAAATGTTCCAAAAAGAAGTGAAAAAGACCTGTTCTTAAACTCAGATATCAGAGCACATGCGAACCTTCCGACGCAAAACGACAGGGAGAACCTGCAAAAACATTACTACTCTCTGCTTATAAACAGAGCAAAGCATGTAAGCATCTCCTATGTCGCTTCGACATCTGCGATGCCTTCACGATTTTTGACACAGCTTGGCATACAACCAAAAGAGGCAGAGAATGAAGCAGCATTTGCAGCGATACTTCATAAAAGTGTGCCGCAAGAGAAAAAAGAGTTAGATGAAGAGATAGTACGAGAATATGATTTTTCAAAAGTCAGGCTATCTGCGACATCGTTAAAAACGTTTTTGGAGTGCAGAAGAAGATACTACTACAGACATATCATGCACCTTGCAAAGCATGAACTCCCTCAAGATTTTCCGACTGAGAACCAGATAGGTCTTGATCTGCATGAAGCACTGAAAAACGTCTACATGAAAAGATCTGTCTACACAGACAAAAGAGAGCTTCAAAGTGCAATATTCAAAGAACTCGAGCGTATTTCGGGAAGCAGTTCACTGGAACATTACCAGCTAAAACTATGGAATAAGAAACTGAGCTCTTTTGTTGAAAACGAGATGCAAAGATTTGAGCAGGGGTACGAGGTCAATGACTGTGAGAAGTCGCTTACATGTAGCTTTGCGGGAATGGAGCTGACGGGTCAGATAGACAGGATGGATATCAAAGATGAGAGACTTTTCGTACTTGATTATAAAAGCGGAAAGTATCCTGCGTATACGACAAGGACGTTGGAAAAAGCTACCGACTTTCAACTTGAGTTTTACTATCTCTTGGCATCGACGGTCAAAAAGGTCGGCGGCTGCGGATATTATGACCTAAACAGCGGAAAGATCGTGGATGAGACACTTCTTGAAGAGAAGCTGGAGCTTTTACAGAGACATCTAAAAGAGATGCTTGAGCAAAAAAGTTTTAGCTTTGATAAGACTGAAGATGAGAACAAGTGTAAGTATTGTGAATTTGTATATCTGTGCGGACGTGGATGA
- a CDS encoding FixH family protein — protein MKKNSGIIWPIGIGLSILGVVALGAWTIMEASKMPVQESDIYMTYYQDADANANKIINAAIEFNKKYNIEYLGKQLDVNNSEIAYKITTKDGKNIDDAKVKLIVTRPQTHDYDFTLENPKVANGTYSFETKLPGIGRWNIMAQIEVGENKRYYNLKADTRSDKKPTEY, from the coding sequence ATGAAAAAGAATAGCGGTATTATTTGGCCGATAGGCATAGGTTTATCTATACTTGGTGTTGTTGCTCTAGGTGCTTGGACTATCATGGAAGCTTCCAAGATGCCAGTACAAGAGAGTGATATTTATATGACTTATTATCAAGATGCTGACGCCAATGCCAATAAGATCATAAACGCTGCAATAGAATTCAACAAAAAATATAATATTGAATATCTTGGAAAACAGTTAGATGTTAATAACTCTGAAATAGCTTACAAGATCACTACAAAAGATGGTAAAAACATCGATGATGCGAAAGTCAAGCTGATCGTGACAAGACCACAGACACATGACTATGATTTTACGCTAGAAAACCCGAAAGTGGCAAACGGTACATATAGTTTTGAAACAAAGCTACCGGGTATCGGCAGATGGAACATCATGGCGCAGATCGAAGTGGGTGAAAACAAACGTTATTACAATCTCAAAGCAGATACAAGATCAGATAAAAAACCGACAGAATACTAA
- a CDS encoding 3-dehydroquinate dehydratase, protein MNKFKRGLLALVLTVYATAPLNAEYLYKDEVLFNPKLTQDVEAMGKELHEKTGIALRLVVVKELDENQTIVDYEKSLIENFNEPTILLTFSEMNQKVDILARPESLYKYFDRKQVLSPTATGLQAFFMAVFFSSSYDNFKENMSSYGGSIIPILAEKAKGEDIINKYSVALFNGYADIAEQVASAKNVKLDTAVGNSNRYTIEVMKIIFYSFVLYGLYAYIKRKIYIKKNKHEKE, encoded by the coding sequence TTGAATAAGTTTAAAAGAGGGCTTCTTGCCCTCGTCCTCACAGTTTACGCTACCGCTCCTCTTAACGCAGAGTATTTATATAAAGATGAAGTGTTATTCAATCCAAAGCTGACTCAAGATGTTGAAGCTATGGGAAAAGAACTACATGAAAAAACAGGTATCGCTTTACGTCTTGTCGTAGTAAAAGAGCTTGATGAAAATCAGACCATTGTCGATTATGAAAAAAGTCTGATAGAAAACTTCAACGAGCCGACTATTTTATTGACGTTTTCCGAGATGAACCAAAAAGTTGATATACTAGCACGTCCGGAATCTTTATACAAATATTTTGATAGAAAGCAGGTGTTATCTCCTACGGCAACAGGATTACAGGCATTTTTTATGGCTGTATTCTTTAGCAGCAGTTATGATAACTTTAAAGAAAATATGAGTAGCTACGGTGGAAGTATCATCCCTATCCTTGCTGAAAAAGCAAAAGGGGAAGATATTATAAACAAGTATAGCGTCGCGCTGTTTAACGGCTATGCAGACATTGCTGAGCAGGTCGCATCGGCAAAGAATGTTAAGCTTGATACTGCGGTCGGTAACTCGAACCGTTATACTATCGAAGTTATGAAGATAATATTTTACTCATTTGTATTGTATGGACTTTATGCGTATATAAAGAGAAAAATCTACATAAAGAAGAATAAACATGAAAAAGAATAG
- a CDS encoding DUF4006 family protein, which translates to MDNNFKGSGVFSLDGITGMLIATVLLLSILAGLTVWGLGVQNANQTKFYKITDEKSIKMIDPTSGTHRVLVN; encoded by the coding sequence ATGGATAATAATTTCAAAGGTTCTGGTGTATTTTCACTTGATGGAATTACAGGTATGTTAATAGCTACTGTTTTATTACTATCTATCCTTGCAGGTTTAACTGTTTGGGGATTAGGTGTTCAAAATGCTAACCAAACAAAATTCTATAAAATTACTGATGAAAAGTCTATCAAAATGATAGATCCTACTAGCGGCACTCATCGTGTCCTAGTAAACTAA
- a CDS encoding c-type cytochrome translates to MNKLYLAGVVFVAAMLGFTYVAMDIKGGLNNDIVNMLAVAGAVVLVIVTVFVVTKYVRQMQSDTAGGELADEKWDDIGEYKNPLPMGWAIIFLGLLVWAGWYYLAGYPVNAYSQIGEYNEDSAVANAKFEKKYANLSQEELHNMGESVFLVDCAPCHGLAADGMDGKAANLNKRLEAKTVAFVVTHGSNNGIAVHEEMTNGKLVKTTSMMPDRNGLFNASTGALITDAEIETVANYVANGMKGDGADIFAGTCASCHGADGKGMDFVAPNIAAFTPALVADILSHGKKGAIGTMPAFTNLNDTQIKAVSTYITDISKGE, encoded by the coding sequence ATGAATAAGCTTTATTTGGCAGGTGTAGTATTTGTTGCTGCGATGCTAGGTTTTACATATGTTGCGATGGACATCAAGGGCGGTTTAAACAATGACATAGTCAATATGTTAGCTGTCGCTGGTGCTGTTGTACTTGTAATCGTAACAGTTTTCGTTGTTACAAAATATGTTCGCCAGATGCAATCAGACACTGCTGGCGGTGAACTTGCAGATGAAAAATGGGATGATATAGGCGAATATAAAAACCCACTTCCAATGGGATGGGCAATTATATTCTTAGGACTACTCGTTTGGGCAGGATGGTACTATTTAGCTGGTTATCCAGTTAATGCATACTCTCAAATCGGTGAGTATAATGAAGATTCAGCAGTAGCTAACGCTAAGTTCGAAAAGAAATATGCAAACTTGAGTCAAGAAGAACTACACAACATGGGTGAGTCAGTATTCCTTGTTGATTGTGCTCCTTGTCACGGTCTTGCTGCTGACGGTATGGACGGTAAAGCTGCAAACCTAAACAAACGTTTAGAAGCTAAAACTGTTGCATTCGTAGTAACACACGGTTCAAACAACGGTATCGCTGTACATGAAGAGATGACTAACGGTAAGTTAGTTAAAACTACTAGTATGATGCCTGATCGTAACGGTTTATTCAATGCTAGCACTGGTGCGTTAATCACTGATGCTGAGATTGAAACTGTTGCAAATTATGTTGCTAACGGTATGAAAGGTGACGGTGCTGATATCTTTGCAGGTACTTGTGCATCTTGTCACGGAGCAGATGGTAAAGGTATGGATTTTGTTGCACCAAATATAGCTGCGTTTACTCCGGCTTTAGTTGCTGACATTCTTTCACACGGTAAAAAAGGTGCTATAGGTACTATGCCAGCATTTACTAATCTAAATGATACTCAGATTAAAGCTGTATCGACTTATATCACTGACATAAGTAAAGGAGAATAG
- a CDS encoding cytochrome c oxidase, cbb3-type, CcoQ subunit, translating to MDIVQLQGYAYFVLVVLLVVILYSYIYHLYSSEKKGTKDFEKYGNIALNDEIDDTPVEPISKDEKNK from the coding sequence GTGGATATTGTTCAGCTTCAAGGATATGCTTATTTCGTACTAGTTGTATTGCTGGTAGTAATTTTATATAGTTATATTTATCATCTATACAGCAGTGAAAAAAAAGGTACGAAAGATTTTGAGAAGTATGGCAATATCGCTTTAAATGACGAGATAGACGATACTCCGGTAGAACCTATCTCAAAAGATGAAAAAAATAAGTAG
- the ccoO gene encoding cytochrome-c oxidase, cbb3-type subunit II — translation MFHWLEKRPFFFAVGVFLVIAFAGLVEILPNFAQAAQPVVGTKPYTLLEMAGRDVYIKNSCNACHSQLIRPFKAETDRYGHYSLSGEYAYDRPFLWGSKRTGPDLHRVGNYRTTDWHENHMKDPAGVVPGSIMPAYAWMFTNLADIDTAYASQLTNAEFFSVPYNKPVPMKDGSTVTVPMANSVAEAHAMALAEAKVITADMKDKNVQDMVAAGKIPEIVALIAYLNSLK, via the coding sequence ATGTTTCATTGGTTAGAAAAACGTCCGTTCTTTTTTGCGGTAGGTGTGTTTTTAGTAATTGCTTTTGCTGGTTTAGTAGAGATTCTGCCAAACTTCGCTCAAGCGGCTCAACCGGTTGTAGGTACTAAGCCATACACTCTTTTAGAGATGGCTGGTCGTGATGTTTACATCAAAAACAGTTGTAATGCTTGTCACTCACAACTTATTCGTCCGTTTAAAGCTGAAACTGACCGTTACGGTCACTACTCTTTAAGTGGTGAGTATGCTTATGATCGTCCATTCCTTTGGGGTTCAAAACGTACAGGTCCGGATCTTCACCGTGTTGGTAACTATCGTACTACTGACTGGCATGAAAATCATATGAAAGATCCTGCCGGTGTTGTTCCAGGTTCAATTATGCCTGCATATGCTTGGATGTTCACAAATTTAGCTGATATTGATACTGCTTATGCATCTCAGTTAACTAATGCAGAATTTTTCAGTGTTCCATATAACAAACCTGTACCTATGAAAGATGGTAGTACAGTTACAGTTCCTATGGCAAATTCAGTAGCAGAAGCGCATGCAATGGCATTAGCTGAAGCAAAAGTGATCACTGCTGATATGAAAGATAAAAATGTACAAGATATGGTTGCAGCAGGAAAAATCCCTGAAATCGTAGCTTTAATTGCATATTTAAACAGTTTAAAATAG
- the ccoN gene encoding cytochrome-c oxidase, cbb3-type subunit I has product MENRPLEYDYTVAKMFMFTTVLLGFVGMLIGVILAAELAFPGVNTILGGLGLNEFTNFSRLRPLHTDAVIFGFTLSGIWATWYYVGQRVLKVSMAESKVLMFLGKLHFWLYLIGVVAVVVSLFAGVTTSKEYAEFEWPIDIAIVVVWVLWGLGIFGLIGIRRERSLYISVWYYIASFLGIAMLYLFNNMEIPTMLATSPAGETGIGAWYHSISMYSGTNDALVQWWYGHNAVAFGFTVPIVAMIYYFLPKESGQAVYSYKLSLLSFWGLMFVYLWAGGHHLLFSTVPDWMQTMGSVFSVVLILPSWGSAINMLLTMKGEWQQVAASPLIKFMILASTFYMFSTLEGPIQAIKSVNAIAHFTDWIIGHVHDGVLGWVGFMIMSALFHMAPRVFKRELYSKSLMAAQFWIQTLGVVLYFTSMWIAGITQGMMWRAHDEYGNLAYSFIDTVTALHPYYTIRAVGGALYLIGFLMFAWNIYKTMTAGRRVEESELQNASPMAA; this is encoded by the coding sequence ATGGAAAATCGTCCATTAGAGTATGACTATACAGTTGCTAAGATGTTCATGTTTACAACAGTTCTATTAGGCTTTGTAGGTATGCTTATCGGTGTAATTTTGGCAGCAGAGCTGGCTTTTCCTGGTGTTAATACTATACTAGGCGGGTTAGGTCTAAACGAATTTACAAACTTTAGTCGTTTACGTCCACTGCACACAGATGCAGTTATTTTTGGTTTCACGTTAAGTGGTATTTGGGCTACTTGGTACTACGTTGGTCAACGTGTATTAAAGGTTTCAATGGCAGAATCTAAGGTATTAATGTTCCTTGGAAAACTACACTTCTGGTTATATTTAATCGGTGTTGTTGCTGTTGTTGTATCTTTATTCGCTGGTGTTACAACGTCAAAAGAGTATGCTGAGTTTGAGTGGCCTATCGATATCGCTATCGTTGTTGTATGGGTACTTTGGGGATTAGGTATATTCGGTCTTATCGGTATTCGCCGTGAAAGATCACTTTATATCTCAGTTTGGTATTACATAGCTTCATTCTTAGGTATAGCTATGCTTTATCTATTCAACAACATGGAAATACCTACAATGCTTGCGACTTCACCGGCTGGTGAAACAGGTATAGGTGCATGGTATCACTCTATCTCTATGTACTCAGGTACAAATGATGCGTTGGTACAATGGTGGTATGGTCACAATGCGGTTGCATTCGGATTTACTGTTCCTATCGTTGCAATGATCTATTACTTCCTACCAAAAGAGTCTGGTCAAGCGGTTTATTCATATAAACTATCTTTACTTTCTTTCTGGGGATTGATGTTTGTTTATTTATGGGCTGGTGGACACCACCTTCTTTTCTCTACTGTACCGGATTGGATGCAAACTATGGGATCTGTTTTCTCTGTAGTTCTAATTCTTCCATCATGGGGTAGTGCTATAAATATGCTTCTTACAATGAAGGGTGAGTGGCAACAAGTTGCAGCGTCTCCGTTAATCAAGTTTATGATCCTTGCTTCTACTTTCTATATGTTCTCAACATTAGAAGGACCGATCCAAGCTATCAAATCTGTTAATGCGATCGCTCACTTTACTGACTGGATTATCGGTCACGTTCACGATGGTGTACTTGGATGGGTTGGATTCATGATCATGTCTGCACTTTTCCATATGGCTCCACGTGTATTTAAACGTGAACTATATTCAAAATCATTAATGGCAGCACAATTCTGGATTCAAACGTTAGGTGTTGTTTTATACTTCACTTCTATGTGGATCGCTGGTATTACTCAAGGTATGATGTGGCGTGCTCACGATGAATACGGTAACTTAGCTTACTCATTTATCGATACAGTTACTGCTCTTCACCCATACTATACAATTCGTGCTGTTGGTGGTGCTTTATACTTAATAGGTTTCTTAATGTTCGCATGGAATATCTATAAAACTATGACAGCTGGTCGTCGTGTTGAAGAGAGCGAGTTACAAAACGCTTCTCCTATGGCAGCGTAG
- a CDS encoding sulfite exporter TauE/SafE family protein, with amino-acid sequence MNSLELTAIISFAFLGSIGHCIGMCGGFIMTYTMAKVKPTDSKLAQSLYHLSYNLGRVFTYTVLGALFGYFGSLWEVNPLARSVMFTIAGVLMVVMGLSFAGKLKFLNSIEVPISNYSWFKKMFTYQMNSGSKSSFFILGMLNGLLPCGLVYTMLVTATTTSSALYGALVMFIFGIFTIPTLFSFAFVISLFSGQKFRSFMIQLAALTVILFGIWTIYKAYLQFDYWYNTKEEVQKVEPAQMKCGPAMKCAPGKCGMGKCGSKN; translated from the coding sequence ATGAACAGTTTAGAATTAACCGCGATCATCAGCTTTGCATTTCTTGGCTCTATCGGACATTGTATAGGTATGTGCGGCGGATTTATTATGACATACACGATGGCTAAGGTAAAACCGACTGATTCTAAACTTGCTCAATCTCTATATCATCTCTCTTATAATTTAGGACGTGTCTTTACTTATACTGTCTTAGGTGCACTATTTGGATATTTCGGTTCTTTATGGGAAGTAAATCCGCTTGCAAGATCTGTGATGTTCACTATTGCAGGTGTCTTAATGGTAGTTATGGGACTCTCTTTTGCAGGTAAACTGAAGTTTTTAAACTCTATAGAGGTACCTATAAGCAACTATAGCTGGTTTAAAAAGATGTTTACATATCAGATGAACTCGGGAAGTAAGAGCAGTTTCTTTATACTGGGTATGTTAAACGGACTTCTTCCATGCGGACTTGTCTATACTATGCTTGTAACTGCGACGACTACGTCATCTGCGCTTTACGGTGCTTTGGTGATGTTTATATTCGGTATTTTTACTATCCCTACACTTTTTAGTTTCGCTTTTGTTATAAGCCTGTTCTCCGGACAAAAATTTCGTTCGTTTATGATCCAGCTCGCAGCCCTCACAGTCATACTTTTCGGTATTTGGACCATATATAAAGCTTATCTTCAATTCGACTACTGGTATAACACAAAAGAAGAGGTTCAAAAAGTAGAACCCGCTCAGATGAAATGCGGTCCTGCAATGAAATGTGCACCGGGTAAATGCGGAATGGGAAAATGCGGTTCAAAAAACTGA
- the carA gene encoding glutamine-hydrolyzing carbamoyl-phosphate synthase small subunit, with protein sequence MQKVWLYLENGTFLEANSFGASTTNVGEIVFNTSMSGYQEIMSDPSYAGQFVTFTMTEIGNVGVNDEDMESTAAHAKGMIVRQYQERYSNFRAQGSLSDFLKKHNVMGICDIDTRYLTKMIREQGSMMMVASTEVNDKEELKKILESSPRIEDVNYIEKVSTKESYVHKNGTYDPFNFRYNDAPKAEAKIVAIDFGVKRNILNELTQAGLEVEVVPNTFSGDELISRYNNKEIDGVFLSNGPGDPLVLKAEQEQIKKLIAAKIPMFGICLGHQLLSISHGYDTFKLKFGHHGGNHPVKNVKTGVVEITAQNHNYNVPEAIVEIAEVTHMNLFDDTIEGLIYKDGPIFSVQHHPESSPGPKESSYIFGEFLSLLKSQR encoded by the coding sequence ATGCAAAAAGTTTGGTTATATCTTGAAAATGGAACTTTTTTAGAAGCAAATAGTTTTGGTGCAAGCACGACAAATGTCGGCGAGATAGTTTTTAACACATCTATGAGCGGGTATCAGGAGATCATGTCTGATCCTTCTTACGCAGGTCAATTCGTTACTTTTACGATGACTGAGATCGGTAACGTCGGTGTTAATGATGAAGATATGGAGAGTACAGCAGCTCACGCGAAGGGGATGATAGTACGTCAGTACCAAGAGCGTTACTCTAACTTTAGAGCGCAGGGTTCTCTTTCTGATTTTCTAAAAAAACACAATGTTATGGGGATCTGTGACATAGATACGAGATATCTTACGAAGATGATCAGAGAGCAGGGCTCGATGATGATGGTCGCATCGACTGAAGTAAACGATAAAGAGGAACTCAAAAAGATCTTAGAAAGTTCTCCTCGTATCGAAGATGTGAACTATATAGAAAAAGTAAGTACAAAAGAGAGTTATGTCCATAAAAACGGAACATATGATCCTTTTAACTTCAGATATAACGATGCTCCAAAAGCTGAAGCTAAAATAGTTGCGATAGATTTCGGTGTAAAAAGAAATATATTAAACGAACTTACGCAAGCAGGCTTAGAAGTGGAAGTCGTACCAAACACATTCAGCGGTGACGAGCTTATCTCAAGATATAACAACAAAGAGATCGACGGTGTGTTCTTATCAAACGGTCCGGGAGATCCTCTTGTATTAAAAGCTGAGCAGGAACAGATAAAAAAACTGATCGCTGCAAAAATTCCTATGTTTGGGATCTGTTTAGGTCATCAGCTGCTTTCGATCTCTCACGGATACGACACGTTTAAACTGAAATTCGGTCACCACGGCGGGAATCATCCTGTGAAAAATGTGAAAACCGGAGTCGTAGAGATCACAGCACAAAATCATAACTATAATGTGCCTGAAGCTATTGTCGAGATAGCAGAAGTGACGCATATGAATCTTTTTGACGACACTATCGAAGGTCTGATCTATAAAGACGGACCGATCTTTTCGGTTCAACACCATCCGGAATCAAGCCCGGGGCCAAAAGAGAGCAGTTATATCTTCGGTGAATTCCTTTCTCTTTTAAAATCTCAAAGATAA
- a CDS encoding DUF507 family protein — translation MKVSLKTVPHISSKIAIDLNKSGVVTMTKGLDPVAHEAEKVLLENIKQEMALEEKVHEIVDDNEDQIEFYLADERQLFFMIKKKLAPEFGIILNYEERYSDLSHKILDELYEEDLIHFDVTENRIKNIIYNSITSFIANNDEIENAVREKIGSYKRTIIPGTDDYEILYEKLFHEELQRRGMA, via the coding sequence ATGAAAGTTTCACTTAAAACTGTACCACATATATCAAGTAAAATAGCGATAGATTTAAACAAAAGTGGTGTTGTTACTATGACTAAGGGTTTAGATCCGGTAGCACATGAAGCGGAAAAAGTTTTATTAGAGAATATCAAACAAGAGATGGCTTTAGAAGAGAAGGTCCATGAGATCGTTGACGATAATGAAGATCAAATAGAATTTTATCTTGCAGATGAGCGCCAACTCTTCTTTATGATCAAGAAAAAACTAGCGCCTGAGTTTGGGATCATTCTAAATTACGAAGAGCGTTACTCTGACCTTTCACATAAAATCTTAGATGAGCTTTACGAAGAGGATCTGATACATTTTGATGTAACGGAAAACCGTATCAAGAACATCATCTATAACTCAATAACATCATTTATTGCGAACAACGACGAGATTGAAAATGCAGTAAGAGAGAAGATCGGTTCATATAAACGCACTATTATTCCGGGTACAGATGATTATGAGATACTTTATGAGAAACTTTTTCATGAAGAGCTACAAAGAAGAGGGATGGCATAA
- a CDS encoding DUF805 domain-containing protein, translating into MKGKILHFDAQTNTGLIVSESGERYSFTKEDVKSNIFIANGMEADFITEQNSAKEIYLTESINSILVADVPYYEEQEKGFGELFSAQGCYTRWQYWKITLVTLLIWAIYGVMIAIMSTGKDRMSDTDIAVLAGVFIVVLLPLAYINIVTSIKRFHDINKSGWYYLFSLIPYVGGFILLVMNGFMPTVKEGNIYCRRKKDEV; encoded by the coding sequence ATGAAGGGGAAAATCTTACATTTCGATGCTCAGACGAATACGGGTCTGATAGTCTCAGAGAGCGGTGAGCGTTACAGTTTTACTAAAGAGGATGTAAAGAGCAATATCTTTATAGCAAACGGTATGGAAGCGGATTTCATCACGGAGCAAAACAGTGCGAAAGAGATATATCTGACAGAAAGTATAAACAGCATATTGGTTGCAGATGTGCCCTATTATGAAGAGCAGGAGAAAGGCTTTGGGGAGCTTTTTTCGGCACAAGGATGTTATACAAGATGGCAGTACTGGAAGATAACACTTGTAACTCTTCTGATATGGGCTATTTACGGGGTAATGATCGCAATAATGAGTACGGGAAAAGATCGTATGTCAGATACAGATATAGCCGTTCTTGCCGGTGTGTTTATAGTCGTACTCCTTCCATTGGCCTATATCAATATCGTGACTTCTATCAAGCGTTTTCATGACATAAACAAGTCGGGCTGGTATTATCTTTTTTCATTGATCCCGTACGTCGGAGGATTTATTTTACTGGTTATGAACGGCTTTATGCCAACGGTTAAAGAGGGGAATATCTACTGCCGAAGAAAAAAGGATGAAGTCTAA